The DNA segment GCTTTGGGCCTACTGCTTTTGAAGAGTGAATTTTGCACTGTTTTCATGTTTGGAAGGTTATTTCCATCATAGCTGGCTCAAAAATGTAGTTATtctaagaagaaacaaaaaaggacaagaaagaaCAGATTCAATATTATTCAAAATACACAATCAAGTAGTTAGAATTAAAAACCAtagcactgaaaaacagagtTGAAACTATGGCAGGAAATTCTAATGGAATTTCAGTATGACTGAAGAAATTTGCATTCATTGCATGAATGAGAAGAAGGTATCTTACTTTTCAAATTTCTGGAAGAAACATGATTATCTGTCTTACAACCTGTCTGtagcacacacaccccccccaaccTAATACCAGTTAACTGTCCCAAATACAAAGTTTCTCCTAGCATATCAGTGCTCCCTGAACACACTTTTGCATCATGTCTGGACTGACATTAGAATGGTAGTAAATTCCAATCACTTGTAACTTTAATCAAAGTAGATTTTTATAgatagaagaaaacacaaatgaagTTTTGTGCAGACCACAGGCCAACACCAGCATAAGCTACTTTTGACATCATAGGAAAGAGAGTTTAAAACACCAACCCTCAGGCCATTGCCACTCCTCACTACCTACCTACTACAACATGGTAATGCTGCAGTCACTGGAAAACAGTATGCtaccatgggaaaaaaaaagtaccttttttcctttaaaggtTCACACAAACTTTATTCTTTGCTTCCTGTATTTATATCTAAACTTACTTttgaaaaattcattaaaactAGTACTGATGTAGGtattacttcaaaaaaaaagaaaaagcaaaagaactgtGTTAAGTGCCGTTTTTATAATCgtgttctgatttttcttttcacatttacCACAAAAGTAGTATCTTCTCATTGATTTTACTCCAAGGGAAAACATTGGAAATCAGTTTTTTTGCACAGAGGAGTAAAGTCACAGACCAGAAACTTATTCCCCCACAGGATGTTTCAGATGGAGTGCTGCAATTTTGCATCATTAAGGCAAAATGAGGAATACTTCCATCAAGTGTCACACAGGACTCTCCCACTCTGGCCATTCTGATAGACCCATATTTAAAAACCTTTGtagttaactttttttttaaatagaaaacagtcACTCTCTTCATTGCTTaacagtttgaaagaaaaggctCTTTCAAGCCTTCACTCAGAACTTCAGTCTTATGATTAGATCAGGCATATGCAATTGCTTCAGAACAGCTACGGAAACTAGAAATTGAGCTAAGTGTCAATCAGTTGTAGTCTACTGATCTGATTAGAGGCCTTCACAAATGTTTGATGACGATTGCAAATAACAGCCAAGCAGATAGGAATGATGCAATACCCAACAGTTTTGGGGTCAGCTCTCGTACAGGAATAGAGAAACAAGAACATCTGTAAATAcggtattaaaaatattatagtCCACAGCCAAAAAGGCAAGGATAGCAGTCGTACTTTTAAGGAGTGCGTCCATGTGGTTCCTTCCTGTGGTTCCTTAGGGTGTTGCTGAATGTGCTCCAGTGCTAGTTTGTTGTAAGTCTCATTGATTTCAAAGACATAATAAAAAGCTGCAGCACTCGCTAACAAGTACAACCCCACACCAATCCATCCCATCCTCTGGCGGAAGTTCATCATTCTCCATGCTCTGCACCTGGAACAAAAGGCAACATATACATTCAGTACAGTTTGGCGAAAGGGACACAGATGAAGCTTGGTGTTTGTAAGTTAACTTTTATAACTTTCCATTACGCATTAGTAAAAAGAGCGCACACACATTTTTGAAGACCCAAGTTCTCTCTACATCAGAGAAAACCATACTATTAGCCTGTTGTTGGCACAGTGGTAATTACATACAATGCTCCAGCAGTGGCTCTGGCTAGTTTAGGGCCTGCTAGCTATCAAGTTATACCAGGCTATACTCAAGTACTGTGTGAACAAAACAAATTACGAATTAGGTAAGTTACCCTATCTGCCCTCGGTGTCTCTTGCTGCAGGATGAGGATAATAAAAGACTTTTTATAAACACAGAAAGTTTGTAAAGTTCTTCGAAATCCGCAAGACAAAGATGCTACTAGCCAGCCAATAACAGGAGCATCACTGCTTGTCTGTGGTGTAGCAACACTCAGTTTTATTAAGCTCTAGCTAAGTGCCCATCTATGAACCATACAAACAGATGTTTTTGATTTGAACGCGAGAAGATAAGTACTGAAGGTATGCATTCGTACACATGTGTTTGCACACATGAAGATACTATAAGCATGTTACTTGCACCTAACTGTATTTGTGCTCTACCTGTGTCAACAGTTGCAGTATGCCTTCTGGAGGAAAAGAGATGAACATCTGTACTAGTAACTGACTCAGTGCAGAACAAACCAGACACCAATCAAATGGCATTTTTCAGAAGAAGTACAAATTACTGAAGCACCACAGACACTACTGGGCTTGATTTCAGCTGCTTTAAGATCTCCAGCTAGCCGTATGGGTGTAGGTGACCTGAAACACTCTTCCAACTAGTCACAAACACTGTAGCTGAAGCGCTTCTGCTCACACCAAGAAGTAATCACCAACTTCCCTCAAAATAGCCCTTGGGCAGGGCAGAGAGAACCGCTGCATCACTGCAGCTGGTTAGTTCTTCTAACAAATACGCTTTTTCAGATGGTTGCAGTTTTACCTTTCCTACCTTTTTTAAGAGAGgggcaaaattaatttatgcaATACTATTTTAAGAAGCTAtttcaggctttaaaaaaaactaggCAGAAATGCCTATTTAACGCATACAGAACAATAATTATTAAGTATCAGAGAGAACCATTAATtgataaaaaaatcactacacCTTTCTAAATCCCCCTTCCTGAGGCCAAACTAATCTGTGTTATTAGCAATCTCAAAAGGCTTCCTGATTTTCCACATCTGAAGGATATCCTCAATCCTGACCTGACAGAATGTGATCAGGATAGCCCTGCAGAAGTGGTTCTGGCCCTCACACTGCTGCATTTATGGTGGCTAAGAGTCAAACATATAGTGACAGTAAATACTTGAGAATGCCATTAATTATGCCTGTGTCAGTTATTTGTTGTTTAGCTTATCCTTCCATATCACATAACAGTATGTTTCCCTTTAATACACTGGCTTAATACTTTTAGTAGGACAATGGAAATACTTGTGTAAGAAGTTGTTGATCCAGTGGGTAAGATTTCCAGACGCCGTGTTTACCCAACGGCTAAGTCACTGTCCGTTCTTTCCAGTACTTGGGCATTTTAGAGATGGCTAACAAGTAGTCaccttcaaataaaataaaacttcaaaaggAATGCACATATTGAAAGTACAAACACTATTACAAACCGCAGCAGATTTAAGATTATAAACATTAGTTGTTTTCTCTCCTGCCCTTGctaggcagcagcagccagaagaggAGCCTCAGCTACGGGTTACACCGAAAGAGGCCGAGATAACGCAGAGAGATTTCTCGTTACTTTCCGTCTCAAGACACTATTTTTACTGGCAGCTCTCGGAAATACCCGCAACGGTCGTCAGAGTCATCCACCCCCGTTCCGCGGGTGCTTCGGGACTCTTCCCCCGCAGCAGGGCGCGCTAAACGGCTGCCGACGTCGCCCACAGCCCCCAGTCCCCCAAGCGCCGGACCCGCGCTCCGCTGCGAGACGAGCTCCGCCGCAACGCGACGGCTCCTTCACTGACGCCGGCAGCCCCTTACCTCCCTCTGGTGGAGAAGGAGGGAGCGGGAGGGCGACGGCAGGCGgcccgctcccctcagcccgcgccgccgcgccgggaCGCGGAGGGGCCCAccggcccgccgcgccgctgccGGCCCGCTGCCATCGCCGCCCGGCCACCGCTCCGGAACCGCGGCACTTCCGGCATGGGGAGAACTACTTCCGGTGCGCGCCGTCTGCATCCGAGCCGGGgcggggctgagctggggcgGGTTGGCCGGCAGCCATCTTGGCTCGGGCCCGCGCCCCTCTGTGGCGTGGTTGGCCTCGCCCAAaatggcggcggcggctccgcggcGTTGTTCGTCACCCTTAGTCACCCTCCGGTTACTGGCGGCACGGCTGTGGCTGCCGGCCCCCAGCCGCCGTCGCTTGAGCGCTAGTGCTGCTTCGTGTGGTGGCGGGGGCGCGCAGCGCTGGCCCCAGCATGCCTTGGCGGGCAGGCCTCTGTCCCGGCTGGGCTTGCACTGCCTCTTCGAGGGCATTGCCCAGGCACctgaggagaaaagaaatttaacagGCGCGCTGTTAGCCGATAAACAGTTGGCTGTGTTAGCCAGGTGCAATGCGTTGAAGGCAATAAAATGGCGACTGATTATGTGTGGAACACTCTCCCAACAGCTGATACATATGTACATAAAAACCAGTATATATTTATAGGTAAACCTGTCTTACTGGcttatttctattaaattaaattattaggAAATACAGTACTAAGAAAAAGTCTTCACTAAACCCAAAAGATTACCTAAATTGACCAAAAAAATACCTGATTTGGTCAGATGTACGCAGTCACTAGTGTGCATCACAGTGATCTTTGGAAGGGTTACTTGTGCGGAAGGTGTTTCAACTTGTCTGAATTCAGCAACTGTTTAACATACACTTCCTGTGCTAGTTAAAAGAATTCTCTAGCTGCATAGCATTATACataaaatggaaactttttACTGTGTTGTTGTAACCCCGGGATCATATTGCTGCTGGGAACTGCTGTAACTTCTTACTGAACTGCTTCACAAATTGAATCAACTATGAGCAAGATGGATTTCAGATCCATTTGATTTGTCAAAACCATGACTATTAACTGTCTGTTAGCATTGAAATGACTGACTCATTGGCAGTCAGCACTGAATTCTGTGCTCTGTAGAGAAACAGTGGTGGCCACAACTGACATGCATCCAGCTATAGTTAAAAAGAAGGctaaaagataatttaaaaggGTGTGTCAAATAAATGAAAGGTGCTAAAGCAGTGACAGCTTTGTTTGGgtgtaaaaaaatacagacatgaaGTATTTTCTGCCGTTTTTCTTGGGGGATGTAGCAGGATGAGGCAGTATATCAAAGCTGCTGCAAAATTAGATTTCTGATGGCTTATCCTGCTACGTTTGTTGtttcaatgaaaaatgttagaaaagaGTGTTTTGGATTATATTCAGGACAGTGAATGACTAAATGCACAATGCTGCAGATATCATTAGAGAAAAATGACACTGTTGAGAGCCCAGAAGAGTCAGAAATAAGTTCCGTGGCACAGAGCAACTTCACCTTAAGACTTGTactttggttggttttttgctttgatgGTCATCCAACTAATTGCTCCTTGCCCACTGTGGGGACACTAGATGGTGCTCAACACCACAGGCAAAGCCAACCTTTCGAGGCCCGGTGAAACCCTGACTCAGTTCAGAAGTTCCGCACTTCAGTTGAGTGAAGATTTCATGATCTTTCATGAAGTTTAAATAAACTGTTAGTGTAGTTCTGATGAAAGATGTAGGTATGAATAACTGTACAGCTAATTATCCCTGGGACACTGCTCTTGACTAAATGCCATTCTTCCCCTTCTTACAGGTGGTGAGGTCCCAGTTGATCTAGAAGTGAATATAGCTCCTGGATAGCTGACAAACCTACTCAAGTATGGCTTTATTGCATTTTCTTATATTGGGGTTAGAAGTAATGATAGGAAATGGAATAGCCACCACATAGAGcctacttcttttaaaatactaaccTAGATGTCAAGGAGAAGGGTTTCAGTCAGAATTAATACATGACTGTGAATATATTGCTTGGCAGTGGATACACATGCTTAGTGTAAAGCCAGCAGTTTCACTTCagattctgaagaaaaaggagtgaAATGTGGGGCATATTCCTCCTACTTAACAAGTCTGTCCTCTGAAGGGCTGGAGTTGGAAAGGGAGGATGGTTTAGGATTTAACCTGCTTGGTTTAAGGGTCTTTTATTCTGTATTAATCGCAGGCCTGAAATTATGTTTATGAAAAGAAAGATCTAAAAAATTTGTGGAGTTCTTATAGCAAACACAAGCTGTCTTTGAAAGACAGAGTGATTTGTAGTATCTTTGGTCTAGATCTCAATTTGCATAGATTCAGTGTTATGCTTAACCTTTGGCAATAGTATAGGAAGGGACACAGCAAATTCCTCAGCTGAAGGTTTGTTTGGGTCTTTTTAGCAGCAGCCtttgtgggggaaaaataatatcaaaatTAGTGGAACAAGAAGCAACTATTCTCACCTTTAGAGGGGTTTCAAGCTAAATTCCAATCACCAGGGCTGGTAACAATAAGGGGGCAATAGCTCATACTTTCCATATTGAAATGGGCACACCCCCCTGGTGAGACCCAAAAGGGTAATACTCAGTTTGCGAACAGGAGGAGAAGTCAGAAGTCTGATGAATCAAAAGGAATTAACATTTAATGTTCAGGCCTAGAATTAGAGGGTTAATAATGGGATTTTTAACGTTAAAATAAGTGTTTCACTTAGTTTTGACATGCAAGTTATTGTTGGGATTACTGGGTTTATTTTGaaggcaaaacacaaagcaTCAGGAGCAGTGAGCGCTGGCTGTTCCATAAAGGGCAGGAGCCAAGCATGATAACACAGGTGATAGGACAGAGCCTCACTGCCAGAACCCAGTCTCACACCACCCAAGCAAAGCAAGCAGGGCACACCAGATTCAGCCGAGAGTCCAGGTCATCAGGCAAGTAACGAGGTAGGTCCAAGGTCAAGCTGGGAAGGCAGCCCACAGGTTACAGTCGGGCCTAGCAAGGATAACTAGGGTCAGACATAACCTAGTGATTGCCAGGCAGGTCCATACTGATAAGAAAAGACTGAGGTCAAGCTAGGAAGTCAGCCTGTAAGCCTGGATCCAGATGAACGTGGCTAGATATAGGCACAGCTGAACTGGAGATCCCTACTCCTACATTTGGAGTTTGGGCTGAAGGCCTAGGGCTCAGATTAAATGGGGCTCCTGAGGCCATGGCTGAGGAGCACATGAGGCTTGTTAGGGTTATTAGGTCCTGACAAAGTACACAGGACATGTGAGGGCTTGACAGTAGGAAATAGAAGGGTTAGTTGTAATCTTTGTGTCAAACAAAGTTTTCATAACTTAGTATTAAAGGAAGATCTTCACTAAGCTTAGATTTTGGCCAAAATACAAGAGCAAAGGTAGAAGACCTAAGATACTTAccaaaccaaaattaatttggcTTCTAAATGGAAGACAGAAGCTGAAGGACAGAACGCACCATGCATTCTTTGTGTAGATGAAGATTTACCATAGTCATAGGTAGGTTCTCATTATTGATAAGTAACCAAGAAGTGAAAATCTAAcagaaaaaatctaaaaaaaaatctacagaaaCGTTTCTTTCAAGACAGTACATGCCCTCCACTTTTTCAGACACCGATTTTTTGATTCATCAAGAATACCACATtcctagattatttttttccatcttaatCCTTTTAGACTAACTCTTGGCTAGAGATCTGGGATCCATACAGAGTCCATATGTGTTGGgattccaagaaaaaaattggtgtAGGGGAGGAGAACGGCATGAGCCTATGTGCTGGTGCTCTGATGATCATACCTAACCTTAACCTTGAGAGTCTTTGACTAGTTTTAAGGTAGGGCTAAGCTTCTGAGGCTTAGCTCCTTGAAAATGCTCACTTGCTGGCTTGAGGAGGAAGGCAACTGACAGGAAGACTTTCTTCAGACCCAAATAGGCTCCCATCTCTTCCTTGTACTCAAACGGTAGGGCACAGAAGAGCAAACTGAAGAACTGCTGCTTTGattggggaaagaaaacacatgtgGAAACCCAAGCCTCATGTGGCATCTGCCTTTAGCTCCAGATGGGCAAACTCCCTTATGTGTTCAAGAAGAGTTAGTGCTGTGTCtatgaagaaatacaaaagggAAAGGTTTTCCAGTGAATCTTAAGTAACACACCCGAAAAACTGAGGAGGCATATTGGGAAAAAAGAATGCCtttagggttggggttttttggtgttttttttttttttctcaaaacaatGTTTATAGTGCTCATGTGAATTTTTATCAGTGAGTGAATGAATGCCCAGTGTTTTCGCAGCTTGTAGCAGTTTTGTTTAGTTGCTGTGAATTTCATAGTATCCTGTTTTGGTGTAATAGCTTGTTTTGATCAGTTTTTTATCTTACATTTTTTGTGAATCAGAAGCATTAGTTTCCCTCAGCTTCAATTTCATatgctttatttcagattttatgaATTCTTGTTTTGTATAACTTCTTAGGAAAGTAAGGCTACAGTCTTCTggttccttttttgttttcttgttttgttttgttgttgttggatCGTTATTTTGCCTTTACTGTTGTCTTTCTTTGAACTTCTCTgttggaaatgtgttttcttacaGGGGGTAGCACATCAATATTTTGGGAGCATATAAGACACTTCTATATGTtggcatttttatattttatttcttctcatttcgAATTGAAATATGATGTTTGTATGTTTTGGCTACACTGACTACATGAAGCAGAGGTATTCACTGAGCTGTGTAATCCATGGTgatcttttcctcctttgacTTACTTACCATACTTTGAAATGTTGGGACCTTAAATTACCTTGATCTTTAATTCTCTGTTCCTGAAATTCTGCTCTACTTTTTGTTTCTTAGCAGCAGCCACATCTGAGTTAAGCTTCAGGCAATCCTGTTATCCAGGTTCTCCAAATAGCAGCCATACTTTGTTCTTGgttctaaaaatatttaccatATTTCCAACAAATTTTTTGATACTTACAAGTTGAACAGCTATCTCATTACCCCAAATATCTACAGTACACATCTGCCAAAGCTAGAATTACACACTATTACCCTTTGTCAGAGTGCCTCTAAAGAACAGAGTCTTTTATGAAGAAGGTCTTTGGCATTTTAGACTGAACTTTTAGACTTTGTTACGACGCTTCTTGTTCTTTAGTTACCACTGAGTATAAGCTTCATGTCTGTGCTGTCTGCGGTCAAAATAATTCTGGCAGGAAAGAGgtaaaatctttgcttttaccTTCTGTTTTCAGCCAATTACAAAGTGGCCTCAAAGTTTAGCAAGAGCTGACAAAACATAGTAAAAGAATGCCAGCAGAGATGATGATTGAATATTTCTTTCCATggcattta comes from the Falco cherrug isolate bFalChe1 chromosome 7, bFalChe1.pri, whole genome shotgun sequence genome and includes:
- the LYSET gene encoding lysosomal enzyme trafficking factor, encoding MMNFRQRMGWIGVGLYLLASAAAFYYVFEINETYNKLALEHIQQHPKEPQEGTTWTHSLKVRLLSLPFWLWTIIFLIPYLQMFLFLYSCTRADPKTVGYCIIPICLAVICNRHQTFVKASNQISRLQLIDT